The nucleotide window ATGTGATTTTCATGGCTTGCGGTCTGTTCTACTGCCTGATTTTACTACCAGTTTGACTTTGCATGCAGATCTGCATCTGTAACCAACAacagctttctttctttctttctttctttctttctttttctttctttcttatgtaaaaattggccacctgtcgtATTGATACTCCAAACAAACGGGAAAACGTAGACATCTTTAGCATAATGTTAAAACTTGTATTtcttctttaactttaaaaaggtgcagTACGAataagaattttggttgaaaacatacaaaactgaaattatcaacagaatgtggagGAATaatagttttgatgttatgacgtccatgtattgtgttgcaatgtTGTGTAGCGGGCCTAGGCTAGCTGGTTACAGCGTAAACACCCACAGCtccctggtgctccgagctcccagccTGGACCGCTAcctgctaactgagctaaccagccaGCTGCAGGACAGTTAGCACCAGTTAGCATTTAGTCCGGTGATATGCTACCTTGTAAATTTTGAGAGTATGAATTCAAATTCATTGAAGTGGCCTATTCTTacagattgcacctttaaacaaataaatatatatatttgtatgacACTACTGAGTCTAATGTTCAGATTATGTTCTCCAGCAAGAAATCTACAAACTTTCACATTGAAATTCTCTCCACTTCACTCAGCTGCAACACTGAAGCCAGCGTAATAGATTATTAAAATACCAGACTGAGGGAGCAGAATCTGAGACCAGCATGCTTTAAAAatacacttcttcttcttgattATGCAGAGAATCGGCACGTTTATGCGTCTGTTTCTCACTTTTGATCAGTGTCAGAATGAGCACATCTGTCAGTAAAGCATCTTTGATTTGGTCAGCTCTCTAGCCTACATAGTCCCATGGAGCAGGTGTCAGTCAAGTCCAGACAGACAAACCACTCTGTCTTCCTCGTGCGTCAGTGTCGCTCTGCAGGCAAATgaggtcattttctcattttcaacTGTCATGACACTATGATGAATTATGTCCCACCTcaccctcctttctctcttccttcatctatttccttccttccttcatctATTttatcctcttcctctcttctgtcaGGATAGCACACATTGAAAACACACGAACCTATCGACTAAACAAACGTCTCTTTATTCAGCTTTTATGGCAGTCTTATTATTACACAACACATAGCTCAATAATAAGCTGTTTAACCCCAACCCCCcttcaaaaaatgtaaagtgcAGATTCGTTAGTGTGTTTACTCAAGTCCttctattaaaaataaagaacagctAGAGTGTAACCTGACTAAAAATATAAAGATTAGAAATGCATGTACACAGAACAGGGGATGATGATAAAGGTTTATGGTTCATTATTCagttaaaaacaatgaaattagGAGCAGAATCCACAAGTTCAGAGAATTCAAGTGAATCAGAGTTTGTAGGTCGACATGGTTTAGAGGTTCTCCGCCCTCCTGCTCAAACTTTACGTATCAGTGCATGTCTGTGCAGTTTCCAGTGCGGCAAggacgaaacagcagcttcgcAGTGTGTCTGGCTTCCTCATGTTTTCAGAGAACCTTAGTAACatcacacaagaaaaaatacatttttggtgcATGATTAAACAACTTACTGTCTGATCCTATCTCAGGATTCAAACCAGACTTTAATTAATTCAAGTTGTGATAATTATTTGCACTTATTATTCCACCCAGGTCTAAATTCCAGACTGTATTTTAGTCATGTGCATCCGTCATGTTCCTGAATCCATCAGTGGCCCTGAATGACTTCGCCAGAGTACCTCACCAGTCAAGCTGCCGACCACAGAACAAGCTTTTGTCATAAATAATTATGTGACAGAATGTGTTGcggcagcacagacagacaaaaataaacagacagggacagaaaaaaaaatacatttagtcAACAATTTTTGGAGAGAAAGGAAGGGATCAGTTCAAAATGATCTCTGTATCATTAAATCTTCACAAACAGCACAAAATTGGCCGCATTCAGGAGTTTGCAGCAACGGCGGCATTCTAATCACAGTGTGTTTGCTACCCATTAATCCCTACCGTCAGACTATTTTCTCCACACAGTGCGGAAAAACACCAGGACATATTAACAAGAGCTGTAAAGTGACCCACAGATTTCAAAAGTTCATGTTAAGTCTTtagttttaaagcaaaaaaaaaatatatatatgtctagATTAGACTATGTGGAGTTCAGGAGGGCTGATAGGTGTCCTTTTCTTCACGATAAACTATTAAAAAATCAATCGCTGCTGAGAGATTTGAGCTGCCTAAAAAGTCCTTCATGATCCATCACTGTTCCTTCATAACTGTCACACTTCATAGTAAAACTTCCTGTGTTCCCTTGTTGACTGCCTACTTGAAGTTTTCTTGTACTTTCCGATgaccaaaagaaagaaagactttCTCCAGAGACCTCCTCCTgcagagtgcagcagcagcagcagtccagTAAGACTTACGGAAAAATTCCAGTGTTCAGTTCCAAAATTCAGGAGAAGATCACCAAGCATGCAGCAAAAGGGGGAGCTTCTACACCGGCTGCATCTCCTTTTCTACACCTTCTTTTCTTTACTGCTTTAGAACCTAGAAAGTGGAAGACGTAGCTACTGCCATGGCCGCTGTGGTGTcgggttagggttggggtagATAGGCGCCGGTGTCGGGTGGGGGTAGGCGGGCACAGCCGTGTTGGGGTTGGGCGGGTACGTCGGGGTGGGATACTGTGGCATCATGTGAGGCTGGCTGTGGGCGGCTGCGTGGGCGGgcgaggaggcggaggaggaggaggaagggaggtgGAGGTAGAGGGGGGCGGATGGAGCGGAAGGGGCGGAGGGCGCCGTGGGAGTGGGGACCCTCTGCAGGACGACGTGGGGATAGAGCTGAGACTCGGAGCGGTACAGTCCGGGCATGGAGGCCTTCAGCAAACTCTCCTGACTCCTgtgtgaaagacagagagagagcactcAGACTCAGGCCCactggttcctactgaagatgtaaatctttTAAAATAGGCCACTAATACATAGTTTCATATAGTCAGTAGACAATAGTACATTTGTGGGGGACTAATTTCAGCCGATTCCTGACTTTACGAGATGCACTTTAATGCACCATCAAGTCCCTGTCACATGCACTTAGGGTTAGACAGCCAAATTTAACACCTGGTTGTTGGTTTTTCTAACTGATTCTGACTTTATGTTCACATGTTgtgatattattatattatttctgGTGTTCCccatgttttgttctgtgtgatGTGCCACTTTACCTCTGGTATCCTCTGTTCTCATATCCACTGAGTCCTCCCGTCAGGTAGAGGGGGCTGTCGGGAGCCAGACgggggttcatcctctgggagaGATGGAAGATCTTGGGAGGAGGGAACGCTTCCCACtcaccctcttctctctccagccAACACTCGCTGCGACGGGCCGAGCGCTTGTCTCTGCGCCTGAGATAGGGAGAACTTTGTCAGCTCAGGGGTTCAAGATTGAGAACAGGAAGTTGACGGTTACTTATGACACCCCTTTTCTCCAGTCCTACCTGCTCCGTCCCTCCTTCTTGGCTCGGTCCCGACTGGATCGCTCCTGCAGGCAGCAGATGAGGAAGGACAGGGACATGGCGAGGATGACGATGCCACTGACCACTGAAGCCAACACGGCCACTCTGAGGCCACGGTCCTCTGGTCTGGGGATGGCTGTGGGATGAGGGGAAAAATAGATCATGTTTATCGACAGAAATCAGTAGTGGTCTGCAAGATGTTTCCAACTACTCCAACTGAGGAATTTGACTGATTAAATACAAGATGTGTATATTTACCCACTAAGAACTAGACTAGATTTCAACATCATGTCTCTGCTTTAGCTCTCTGATTGCCCAGGATCTGTTAGAAAGTTCATGGCACAGGTTCTGGCCAGACAGTAAATCAATCATACAAATGTACAAACATGTCAAATGTTCCAGGAAAGCAAATCCCAACATCCTAAAAAGCAACCATTCGTGTACTTTTCATGCATGTCTCCAACATATTTTCCTGGATTGATAAATATATCGTCCCTGTGCGGTCTGTCTGaccttttctctgctttctgaGTCCTATTTCCTCTCCCCAGTCAGCGGGAGGTTGATTTCACACGTTTGAATTTTTGAGAGGAAAAGTTAGACATGTTCCCTGAACATGAAAAGGTGCTGTGCAAGTTCACCAGCGATGTTTTACATGTAAGCTGCAACCAGATTTCACGCATAACCAGGTGTGAGAAATGAAAGCTAGTCCACACTGAGTGCTGGAGAAAAATAGCAGCTGCTGTGAACTCAACAGCTCACTTAAGAAGAGTGCTCATTTGGAAAACATCAGTGAGGCTGAAAATCTACTTGATTTTCCTAATCAACCTGCGCTTACCTTCGCAGACAGGCAGGTAGTTGCTCCACTGCGGTTTGCCGTTCCTGACATTGCAGTAGATTTTGTCGCTGCCGACCAGCTGGTATCCCTCTCTGCACCAGAAGGCCAACACGCTGCCGATTGACACGCCTGTGCCGGTCTCCACATAGAAGGAGCCCCGACGTGGTGGCAGGACAGAGATACAGGACAgacctgaggagagaggagacaataTAGGTCGATTCATTGATTGACCAAACACTGTGTGACTGAGAGAGACATAAATAAGAAAGACCAGCGGTTTTGATTCATGCCAGCTCAATATACTAATTCGCGTTCTTGCcaagagtcagatgagaagatatAAACCACACTCATATTtgtaaagtaaatataaagctggagccaggagtcagttagcttagcttagcacaaagactggaaacggggaaaCAGCGCTGTCCAAAAGCAATAAAATCGACCTATCAGAACATCTCAAGTCTGAACAGCGCCAACCAGTTGTACATCAGCCCaaagctgggaatgagactcaacaatcaactatctttgtccAGAATTGccaactgcacctttaatccaATAACTTGGTTTTTACACTTTGGATTTTGAAAAGATTTAACATTAGTGACTAGTAACAAAGTTAGTTATATCTTTGGAGGTTCTTGTATGTAGATTTTACTGGCTTTGGtcagtcaggctagctgtttcccccggCTGGAATTTCTCAATGTAACTCCTGTTCTGAGACTCTCCCATGTGAGGACTCCTGAGGGGATAAAGTTCTTTAAATGTTaagcacagagagaaacaatCGGCAGCAAGTACCAGCTGGAGAGAGggtgattgttgattgttgacCCTTGGTGGATTTTGGCATTTTTAGAAAAAGGCCTATGTTTGAATCAGGCTGATAACTTTCATTTCTATCAGgctctgttgttgtcattgCACATTTTTAACCTTGCTGAAGATTTAAACTCTATCCACTCTGTCCTAATAACTCTTTCTAACTGCCCTTTTCCGTGCCAGTTTCTACACCTCTTCCCTACACtgtcctctctttgttttcctgttgttctctcttttctctccttctttcttgtCTCTTTCTGAGACACAGCTTGGTCCAGAATGTCTGTTATTTACGCTGAGAGCTGAGATTAGCGTTAACATCGGATAGATAGACacaaagagatggagggagggagagaacgAAAGGACTATTTTTATCCTCCTCATGCTACAATACGCAAATACCTCAGAGAGGTCTCGTGATACAGCAGCTATTGTTAGACCGTGCTGCGGGGATTTTTGATGCTCTCAGGAAATCTCATGTAAATCTACAGCATCGCTAGAAGCACAAAACATCCCACAAAGGATCTTCTTCTTCAAAAGGAAAATAAGCATGGTTTGTTTCTGCACCATGGCACATGATAACCGTATGatctgcagctgtttcacaGGGTTATTGATCAGTGATGACTCAGCAATTACTCGGCCAGATGCTTGGATTTCTGGCCTTAAAAAATTCACTTCTCTGATTCATACTTTGTTAAGGCCTTTATGTTAGACATCAATACGTATCCTGTATCTGTACAGGTTATAATGACTGCAGACAGCTGCCTGATAGAAACCTACAGAAACCTCATCTGGCTTCATTATAGAAGGAAGTgcaatgtatgtatgtgttccTATGTAAGAAATGAGTGATTTAGAAAGATGCATTTCCACTTGAGTCATCGACAGAAGCAGGcttcaacaaaacaaattataatTAACAAATTATTCTGTAAGAAAGTCTTTCTAGCACGTGgtaaacattgtgaaacaggcgcagtttgatttgatttatgcGCCGAAACtacttggtgaggtttaggaagagatcatggtttgggggtTATGTGagttatgtatgtatgttgcATACATCACATTACGTACGTGATGTTATTTTAGGCCTGAGATGTACTGAGATGCTACTTAAATATCAGGCTCTAGATTTGCTAAAGGCACTATGTTCACTcgctagttgctaactgtgttCTATTCATAGTTTGGCTGGTGGCATTCAATGGGTTAGCTGAGCTTTTTCCCTCTGTAAACAGCTGTCTGTTGTTGCAGGAGAAGAGGTTGATGAGACCGCTAaggactgaaccaaaacagcaaGGCCAGGGGGCgcaaatccaaaacaatgagcttaaaGACACTACAACATATTAAGAATGGATTGGTAATTCTCTGCAggattttctttccatttttaatataaaaataataattactgCAGCTTGAAAAGAGCTTTTGCTCTGAAAAGAAATGAAGCGAGACAGAAAATTAAAGCGTGGTGTTGGCTGTGCTAATAGGATGTTTTAATGAGTAGTGGCTTGAAGGGCATGTGATGCTGCAGTTTACTTTGCTGTGTCAGTATTAgtgtaatctgtgtgtgtgtgtgtgtgtgtgtgtgtgtctgtgtgtctatacagagagcgagggagatGTCATCCCACTGTAAGACCCTGCGAACATGCAAGCTGCTCTCTGCTGATTAGGAGCGACAGATGGGAGGATTTCTGCAGCGGtagacacagagagggagaggatcCCGTGATCCTGTGCGGAGATGACAGcatcccctcacacacacacgcacacacacacacacacacgcacatcaaggcacacacagcagacacgtGCGTAATGGCTACAGTACAGGGAAACAAGGACAAGCTGACTTTTAAAAGGGGAAACTAAAAGCCATTCTGTTTCCCTTAAGAGACCTTTTACTGATGCTATCACtctgtgtgcatatgtgtgtatctggTGGCCACCACCTTAGACAAAAGCTCACACAAGTGTCCTATAGCTGCATATTATTCTATTCAAAActtctcctccaaaacacagcaatattttttttccacatttcaaAACCTTTCAGAATTTTGCCCAAATTATTTGGATTTTGTCGCCAAAGTAAAGTAATGATGGTGGCAAACCCAAATTCCTTTGAAGTTAACAGAGAAACATTTAGTTAGATTTATAAAAAACTGTTTGATAAAACATCAATTGTTTACGTCCTGGTCTGTGCCATGGCCCGGCGTGCACATACAGCACCTGTAATATACTACAATAAGACTTAAAGCAATGATTGATCTCATTCATTAGGTTTGCTTCAGCCCGCCTCATTCTTAAATATAGGTTTGTTTGCCgatgactcccaaaatgacatacaTTACCATTCCCAAGTCATCGTGATGTAGTGTTACTTTACATACGGGAGGTACGTGAGCCAGTCACAGTTTGGgtaggtttaggcaacacatCTACTCGGCTAGGTGTAAGAAAaggtttgggttcaaataagTTAAGTTATGGATATAATGCAATTTAAGTATGTACATAACTCAGCATAACTTACATAACTTTAATGTGCgacatgtaagaattttagttgaaaactaaaaaaaattgACCCaatccaaagctcctgtgctagtggtttaaacaccaacactcccctggtgctctgaaCCATGGATCTTCCAgttaaaatctggatacagcaaAGGAGGTGGAGCCCTGTTCACTTTTCCTATGAAAGTTGCTCAGTGGTGCACAAAGCCAAAAATGCTCGACTCCCCAGGTataaaatgtatccaccattttacagcagCTTTCTTCACAGTGTAAGCTTATGTGAAAtagtctttttgggccccagttCATCACGtgattacacagtttggccactgcgaaagttggcttcaaggcccggcgctcttcctgggggtttgctctgcacagctaactgagctaactagctgacggcagctacagttaacagaaataagtggttactctggtgatatgctgcctgtcttttgttttgagtatACATTTGACAGGTGGCTGATTCTTACATACAGCACCTTTAACATATGATGATTTTTCACATGAGACCTGTACAGTTGTCTCCTGAGAGAAAGCCCTTGACTTCCTCCCTGTGAAGACTTTCTTGCTCTTAATACTacctcacctgacttcctcttttgctccAGTCATAACCGCTATAGCCACTAGAGGTCGGCACCAATGTAAACATTGGTCGTTTAAACCCCCTTAAACAAACAaccagtgttgttgtttttttggctaTACAATATACTATTCCTGATAAAACACATCATGTTTAATGAAGATTGGACATACACGTGAATGTATCCCTTCTGACAATGCCAAgctcatttctttgttttcactgctACAAAAATGTTGCCGTTTGTCAGTGTTATAATCCTGCCATCTGTGTTTGAGAGATGCAAATCTCTTGCTAAAAGGAACAAGAAGGAGTGGAATTTGCATTTGAATTAATGTGATATGATATTGTTTAATtaaattagttgtttttttttattagttttctttttaattattatctGATATTCATCTGGTGAGTTAATTAGACTTCATTTCATTAACAGGAGCTGTCCCAAAATGATCTTCAGCAAAGACTGACACACGGCGCAGAACAACAAAGTTATCTATTTCCTGCCCACGTGGGGACATTGATTATTATTTGGCACGGTAAATTAACTTTCAATATAATTTTTATTGGGACTACGTTGGGCTTTACTGTGTAGCTTGTTATATCTACAGTAGAATTAGTAAACAGTTGCCCAATTAGAGAATGTTGAATTTAATTGGGCAGCCCAGGGCCACACTGGCTGTTATTAGCTGACCACCGCTGTCGGGTGTGTTCACTATGAGCTGTGTATTCCTGCTCACAACGTGccagttgtgtttttaacagtcTGTTCAAGTCCACCTGAAATCACATTCAGTTATCCCTTTTtgtattcaaacatttttttattcttatgtattgttaaaggtgcagtatgtaaaacattaaaatattaaaataatcaacagaatataaagaaataacagttctgacattATGCCGTCTATGTATTTTGTTGCAAAGGTATATAGTCTTCTAAAGTaagcacgctaaccagctagccccaacatgtcctggtccaaagctcatgtgctagcagtgtaaacactgacACATACCCAGTTCACCAAATTCTCAATATGGAcaactagctgcacggctaaccgagctaactagctaacagcagctacagttagcggttactctgtccccaatttgttttgaattcaaCTGGTAGTCAATTgttacgtattgcacctttaatagcTTATTATCAAAAGAAAGTATCAGGAATAATCCTTGTGGCCGAAAGCTGAAGGGGCGTGTCACATGTTCATTGGAACTTTTTTCACAGCTGCATGCTGTAGAACCAAAAAAAACgagctaaaagatgctaaaacgcCCCGtaaagctgaggggaactgcagagttgtgtgataattctctgtggttTCATCATTACCATCCATATAAATGACTTCATGTTAATGTTACACTCTGTCAGCCTGTTAGCTCACTAACAATGCCTTGTAAGACACCATTAGCTCATTAGCTAATGTATGTAATGTGTACAGCACTGGTCTGGAGACTCAAACACAGTCACAGGACTTAAATCTGGAATGCAGCTCCATAAGCCacctcacacacccacacacactcgccTGCCCAAGAGAACGCCTTTACCTCGATAAAGgcaaattaaatattaaacacattACGTGACACTCTGTTTTAAGAATCCAGCTGAGGTGTTTTTTCGTTGGCTGTTGCCACGCACGCCTCAGCAGGAAACTCCTCAGCCATCCCTACAAACCCCAAGACACTGAAATAACACCTACCTCCCTCTGAGTTGACATGCTATagtaaacagagaagaaaatgaatGCCAGTGTGAAGTGGACAAACAGAGCACCCTGAGTGGAGCCCAGCATCAATAAACAGAGATAATGCcgaaaagaaaatgtgtgttggTTCAGGCTGAAATCTGTACTAAAGTCCAGGTAGTGACACCACATtagttctgtgtgtgttgactctGTGCTCTGTTTGCTCCTTCGTGTTAGTTCACCCCCATTCAGAAAGCTTCTCTGTCATCGTGGAAACTGTGGGTTGCCAATCAAAGTGTTCAGCTGCCAGTGTGGTGCTAATTTACTTCTGGACCCCcccaaacctggcaacccgaCACCGCCAGCCAAACATCCACTCTGCTGTATTCTTCTCTCGTCTCCGTCGGGGAAGCACTCGGAATAGTTTGTGATTAAATAAAGATTAGGCTCTCTGCATTAaagattcaaacacacacacacacacacacacgttcacataCTCACAGAATGAGTGAACAGAACAAACATATACTCGCTAGATGCACCCATGGCATGCACATGTATGAAGACAGCGCAGTGACATAAAGCTTGCATGCCATCTCCACCCTTATCCACCGTTCACTGTTTATGTATACTTGCAGGGACCTTTACTAACTCTATTTACTTTCCTGCCTCATGAACCCCAGATTTAAGAACTTACCCTGTAAACTGGTCCAAATCCGCGCATAGCCGAGGCTGAGATACCAGTATCCTGACTTGTAACCCTGGGATTGGTCAAGCTCCACTGGATAACACTGGATCAGACCACATTAACTTATTTTCTGTTCTACaaatgtaactgtaactaaccTATGAGAATGAATGATAACTGTAAGATATTTATGAATGGCAACATGAAAAGCAATGCCTGCCAATGGGGACAGTTGAGACAGTCACCTCTCTTTGCAAGCCATCAAGGTCGAGTGTCATGTCAGATGTTGAAATGCGCAGCACAGAGGACAGATGTTTATCGGTCAGTCGTGCTTGTTGTAGTTCAGTCATGTCACCATCTTGACAACCGCTCAAGGATGTTATATTAAATGCAACCGCTATCGAAACTTGTCACTTGTTGTCAAAAGGAAATGCAGACAGCGCCCTCTGTCGGAACCAAGGTATTAATACTGTAGCAATGTGGACTCACAGTAGTCGTTTGCCTCAGGATTCATTAACGTGCTGCCTCTTATTGATTTTTTggatcttgttttatttttttgaggaCTTTGTGGGCCAGATTGAGATGATTGGCTGTATTTTGCCCATGTGTGGTATAGATTATATTTGAAtttgccttgttttttttgtttttttggccaaTAAGGATGCAGCAGGCATGTTTATAAGCATATCTCAACTACAGTATTTTAAAGCAGTTTAAATGATTTTTGGCCTCTTGGAGGCAGTGGAACAAGCTATAAATACAACATTGTCATATTATCACATACTAACACTCAGTTGATGTAGCGAACACGTTAGCAGTGAGTTGCGTTTTTGCACATCTGGTAGACATAAAGCAACAATAGCATTCACTTAGAGTTTGCATAAATGACGGCAATCTGTCTTTCTGTATctgacaaaatgtaaataatatatccctctccttttagctctgtttgggtctccaccaactcctaaGGGAAGCTAGTTAGCTGCGATGAgattgaaccaaaacagtatgCATGTGCTTCTTAAAACCGAAATACTCCATGGGTCTAATGGGAACTGCTGAGTCAGGTGGTAATTCTCTGTGGATCATCAATTgttaaaatataaatcttgACTAGTGTAGCTTTAATGCTAGCATCCCCAGATTTGAGGTGTTAAAGAAGCCATCgtcattgtgttttctcacaACACAGTATATGTTCTTCTACTTCGAGGACTTTTTATGTGAAAGCAGTATACTGCAACCCCAAGTTAGAAGTTAAAAGACCGAATTAaagactcttcctcctccatgcttGGTCACTTTTCCCTGGataaaaatggttaaaaataaatttaatcTGAGTCAGACTTTGCCAAACGCTAAAAGTCTGAGTTGAAGCTAATGAAAGATGGCACTCATGGCTGACGGCTGACTAGCTTCATCTCGTTCGTCCTCGTGTTCCTGTCGGATTCTTCTCCTCCTTGAGTGTTTTTTGGTCCCTTTGCTCCAGCTGCCCCAGCTTTATGTGATCTGCCTCAACACAACATCAGgcttctctgtcctctccatcAGTGTATCTATTTCTGTGGCACCTCCCTGATGCGTGGTATCACAACAGATTACCTAATCCCCTCGGCTCTCGCTCTGCTTgcgaagtgtgtgtgtttgtgtgtgtgtatgtgtgtgtgttcctctgcGAACACATAAAGACATGCATGTTTGCCCCAGCCTTGCATTAGCGCTTGTGTACAGTGAGTCCCAACTGCTAGCAGAGTGAATTAAAGTATATTAGACCATTTGTATGGGCACATTTTgagagtttattttcttttgggTTGATGCTTTATGAAGAAACCAGAGGCAGAAGCCGAAAGGTAACTGGCAGGTCCTTTTAGTGGCAGCTTTGGCAGGATCAGATGGAGGATAATCTGTCCAGTTAAACAGAGCAGGGACAGTAGGGCTGATTTTAAGCTACGGACATCACCAATTGACCGTTAAACCTTACTGACATGCCAGGAGGCAGTAACAATGGACTTACAACCTTCAGCCTTCCACAAGCTTGGCTGAGCCTGAATGTTCAATGGATTCCGTAAATACAAAAGTTTAACTGCATCTTCAGCCACAGTGGATGTCACTTCTGGAAATGTAGGTAATAAAATCAGAAGTATTTAAATAAGTATTGTCATTTCCAACAACCTGCTATTAAGTGCTGTAGTAACGAGTCCTAAAACTCCAcacttctggttccctcatCTAAAAGTCAGTAGGTGTTTTGAATGGGCTTTTGGTTAAAttcctgaaataaggtctgttgttaccacaggcttaagatatttacaagtTTTCTTCTACGAAATAAAATTCATAATTAAATGCCCCACAATTGAATTATTTGGCATTTACgtgttttaaaa belongs to Pagrus major chromosome 14, Pma_NU_1.0 and includes:
- the LOC141008689 gene encoding uncharacterized protein, whose amino-acid sequence is MSGVWEQMGPEKKEGPAGRYFWASTFGQWVSSPQPIGRSSSSLPDPMPLKVGPTALSTGTHLWMLLCTLLCALVLASGSTLSPEDTQSTAATLLLEDSTGTMIQLQPDLQTEAQTQKEAQTEAVTEAVTEAPTQSTTSNYTVDRKPINTHEHVAFVFGVKGHTVFGQSMNRPILSPLSSGLSCISVLPPRRGSFYVETGTGVSIGSVLAFWCREGYQLVGSDKIYCNVRNGKPQWSNYLPVCEAIPRPEDRGLRVAVLASVVSGIVILAMSLSFLICCLQERSSRDRAKKEGRSRRRDKRSARRSECWLEREEGEWEAFPPPKIFHLSQRMNPRLAPDSPLYLTGGLSGYENRGYQRSQESLLKASMPGLYRSESQLYPHVVLQRVPTPTAPSAPSAPSAPLYLHLPSSSSSASSPAHAAAHSQPHMMPQYPTPTYPPNPNTAVPAYPHPTPAPIYPNPNPTPQRPWQ